The sequence below is a genomic window from Aureispira sp. CCB-E.
AGGTTTGCTAAAAAATCCCTTAGAATATTGTCATGTTGTTACTACTACGACACACAAAACGTTAAGAGGTCCTAGAGGAGGGATGATTTTGGCAGGTAAAGATATTGAAAATCCGTTTAACATTCGTTGGAAGAAAAGTGGCAATCTTAAGAAGATTAGCACATTGCTCAATGGAGCTGTCTTTCCTGGAATACAAGGGGGACCTTTAGAGCATATTATTGCAGCCAAAGCAGTAGCATTTCACGAAGCATTACAACCTGAGTTTATCAATTATCAAAAACAAGTGATTGCCAACGCTCAAGTAATGGCAAATGCTTTTGTTGAAAAAGGGTACAAAGTCATTTCTGGTGGAACAGAAAATCATTTGATGTTATTGGACTTAAGAGCGAAAGGTGTTACTGGAAAAGATGCTGAAAACACCTTGATCAAAGCAGATATTACAGTAAATAAAAATATGGTTCCTTTTGACACGGAATCTCCTTTTGTTACTTCGGGAATGCGTGTTGGAACTTCGGCTATTACTACACGTGGCTTCAAAGAAGCTGATTGTCTAAAAACTGTTGAGTGGATAGACCGTGTGCTAACAAATATCAATGATGAAGATACGATTAGCCAAGTCCGTTCTGAGATCAACGAATATATGGCTAACTTTCCATTATTTGCCTCCAATGAGGCAGAAATGATTGTTGAAAATATTATGTAAGTATCAAAGAATTGCGTTGATTAAATAGTTCGCTATACTAGTGCGTATAGCGAGCTATTATCATAAATAAGCAATTTATTAATTGCCACTTTTTCGTCCTAGATTAGCTTATAATCGCAGGAATTTAAATGTAATGCTATCTTTCCAATTCATACCAACCAATAAAACAAACTTATTGGTCGACAACTAATTTTGTTTTATTGCTATGAAATTGTGCTAAACAAAAATAATTATGATAAAAAAACACATTCCCAATACTGTTACTTTGTCCAACCTATTGTGTGGTTGTTTGGCTTTGATTAGTATCTTTACCAATCAATTAGAGATGGTTCCTTTTTTCATTGCGGTAAGTTTGTTAGCTGATTATTTTGATGGACTTTTGGCACGTTTACTCAAAGTAAATTCTCCTATGGGAAGAGAACTAGACTCATTAGCAGATATGGTATCGTTTGGGGTTGTTCCAGGAGCAATGTTGTATTATTTGATTAATCAAGCAAACGGAATAGCAGGAATAGATTTTGGAGACACGTCTACATTGGTTGGATTAGTTGGCTTCTTAGTCACCTTATTTTCTTGTATTCGATTGGCAAAATTTAACTTAGATACTAGACAAACAGAAGGATTTGTTGGGCTTAATACTCCAGCTTGCACTATCTTTGTACTTGGTTTATTATTGATTACGTTAGGAAATTTATATGGGATGCGAAATGTTGTGCTTAACGAGGTCTTTCTATATAGTATTTCTGCTATATTATCGTATCTTTTAATTGCAGAAATCCCTATGTTTAGTTTTAAATTTAAATCCTTAGAACTTAAAGGGAACAAAATTAGAGTCTCCTTTATTGTTGTTTCTATACTGTGTTTTTGCTTGTTTAAGTTTGGAGCCGCATTAAGTTTGATTATTTTATTTTACATTTTAATTTCAATTGTATTGTGGATGGGTGGAATGTTGAAAAGAGAAAAAAGAGAATTTTAGAATATGCACTCTTCTTGCCCAATAATGTCCTTACTTTGTCATCTCATGTTGTTTTTCCTCCTATAGAATCTCATTCACTTCGTTTACCCAAATGTAACTTTCATTAGTTGAAACGTCACTTTCATTAGTTGAAATGCACCTTTCGTATTTTAGGCTTGCTTTCTGTGCAGCTTTGATTTATATTTGTATTAACCAATTAGAACAAAATAATATAAAATATTTCGTTCAGTCCCCTTATAAGGTTACTAACAAAACTAAACTCCGAAACTGACTAAATTTTAGAACCTTTATTACT
It includes:
- the glyA gene encoding serine hydroxymethyltransferase, producing MLKDNKIQNLIKEEWNRQSAGIELIASENIVSKQVMETMGTCLTNKYAEGYPGKRYYGGCEVVDKIEQLAIDRACELYGAEYANVQPHSGAQANAAVYLMALNPGDKVLGFDLAHGGHLTHGSPANFSGKIYQPFFYGVEEETGRINMDRVAEIAKKERPQMIVCGASAYSREWEYERFREIADEVGAFLWCDMAHPAGLIAAGLLKNPLEYCHVVTTTTHKTLRGPRGGMILAGKDIENPFNIRWKKSGNLKKISTLLNGAVFPGIQGGPLEHIIAAKAVAFHEALQPEFINYQKQVIANAQVMANAFVEKGYKVISGGTENHLMLLDLRAKGVTGKDAENTLIKADITVNKNMVPFDTESPFVTSGMRVGTSAITTRGFKEADCLKTVEWIDRVLTNINDEDTISQVRSEINEYMANFPLFASNEAEMIVENIM
- a CDS encoding CDP-alcohol phosphatidyltransferase family protein, translating into MIKKHIPNTVTLSNLLCGCLALISIFTNQLEMVPFFIAVSLLADYFDGLLARLLKVNSPMGRELDSLADMVSFGVVPGAMLYYLINQANGIAGIDFGDTSTLVGLVGFLVTLFSCIRLAKFNLDTRQTEGFVGLNTPACTIFVLGLLLITLGNLYGMRNVVLNEVFLYSISAILSYLLIAEIPMFSFKFKSLELKGNKIRVSFIVVSILCFCLFKFGAALSLIILFYILISIVLWMGGMLKREKREF